Within the Candidatus Stygibacter australis genome, the region TTTCTTGATGATGGATCCCTAAGCAAGGCTTTATCAGATAGTGATGTATGCATCCTGCCTTTTATAGATGGTATTTCAGATAGAAGAGGCTCGCTGAAAGCCTGTCTGGCAATGGGAATTCCAGTTATCAGTACTGAACCATCAGCAAATAATTCCCCTGAAGGCTTGCTGAATGATGAAAATATTATTCTCTGTAAACCGGATGTTGAAAGTTTAATTGCAGCAATGAATAAGATGAAAGGTGAAAAATTGCGCAGCAGATTAGGCAGAAATGCTTATGAATGGGGTAAAACGCAAAATTGGGGAACTATTAAAAAAATATTAAGTAAGGTGTTAAAAGATTGATGAAAGTTTTTTATATCGATGCAAATGCCGTAACTCCACAATATAATTATCCGATATTGGAAAGTTTGCAGAAGGAGCAGGTCGATGTTACTCTGTACTCAACAGTTAATCGCTATATTTCAGAGTATTATATTGATAATTATGATGTCCAGGCAGATTATTTCTATTTCAGAATTGCCAATAAGATCAAAAATCAGAATTTGCGAAAACTAATTAAAGTTTTGAGTTATCCCTTTGAATCTCTGAAGTTTTTAAAGAAAGTAAGAAAGATCAAACCTGATGTTGTTCATTATAACTGGCTGGCAGTTCCCATAATTGATCTCTTTATCATCAAAAAGATTAAAGAAATGAAAATCCCTGTAGTGATAACACGCCACGATTTCATTCCACATGATCTAAAAAGACCTTCAATCGGTGATATGCAATGCCTTGGCCTGGCAGACAGGATAATATGTTTAAGTAATGCCGTGAAAAACCTTTTTCCGAAGGATATGCAGAAAAAGATCACTATCATCACTCATGGCAATACTTATGAAAAAGAATTGAAAAGATTCCAGATCCCCAAAACCAGCAAAGATAACTCTGATCTGAAAGTTTTGCTGATTGGTAATCTTAAACCATATAAAGGAGCCTTACTATTACTGCAGGCCGTTAAGGAATTATTAACGGAAAATATTATTCCTGAAATAAAATTAAAACTGGTCGGTAAATGTGATGCTGGTTTAATGAAAGATATTGAAGACTACATAGGTGAGCACAAACTTGATAAAATCGTGGAAAGAGTATACCGATTTATTGACTATGATGAGATGTTCAACCACGTTATTGACAGTGACGTGGGAATTCTCCCTTATATTTGGGGCTCTCAGTCAGGTCTCCCCTATATCTTCTATGCTTTCAATAAACCTCTTATCTTATCTAATGTTTCCGGGATTTCCGAACAGGGAAATGAAAAGATAAGTCTGGTTATTGAGCCGAATGTTGAGCAGATCAAACAAGCAATTATAAAATATAAAGCAATACGACCAAATTATGATCCGCAAGATTTTGAAGATTATCAAAGCAGGAATGATCTGAATACCGTGATCAGAGAAATGAAATCCATGTATAGCGAACTTATCGGAGGAAAATTAAATGACTGATAACCTTTTAATAATAACCATGTGTCTGGGGATTTTCTTTTTTATATATCATCTGATTTTATATCCCTTGATCCTTTTGATATTGAATATGATAAAAAAAAGTCCCTTTATAGATCATTCACTTCCCGAAGAACTGCCAACGATCACAATATTATGTCCCGCCTATAATGAAGAAGATTGCCTGGAAGAAAAGATAAGATCATATCAGAATCTGAATTATGATAAAGATAAGCTTCGCATGATAGTAATTTCTGATGATTCTGAAGATAAAACCAATGAGATCGTGAAAAAATATGAAAAAGCAGGTTATCTGGAATTAGTAATTCAGAAACCAAGAAAAGGCAAACAATCAGGACATAATCTGGTTGAACCGGATATTAAAAGTAAATATATTCTCTCAACAGACGCTAATTCCATATTCCATCCTGATGCTGTAATTGAACTCGTGAAAATTATCGAGAATGAAGCAAAAACAGGACTTGTGAGTGGAAAACTGGAACTCGTGGTATCTGAAGATCATGAATCAGGAGAAGCCGGATACTGGTCTTTTGATTCTTGGTTAAAGCATAATGAAAGTAAATTAAAGACTTTAATTGGCGCTAACGGTTCTATATTTATAATCAGAAGGCATTTATTCGGCCAGGTTCATCCGGCATCCGTCGATGATTTTGAAAGAGTTCTTATTACTATCAAAAACGGATATAATGCTAAATATAATCCCAAGGCAATAGTTTATGAAAATTCCACGGAAAGAGCAAGCCAGGAAATCAAAAGAAAGATCAGAATTATCTCTCAGGAATGGTTTGCGATAAAAAGACAATCTGTTCTGCTGAATATTTTCCGTCATCCTGTTGCAGCCTTCTTCCTCATTTCTCATAAGATCATCAGATGGTTGATCCCTCTTTATGCTTTCCTTTTCTTTATTATTAGTATACTCAGTATAAGAAATTCCATATTTCCCCTTGTTGTAGTGGGATTACAGGTCATTCTTTATGCTTCCGGCCTGCTGGGATTGTTTTTACAATCGAAAAAAATTAAAGTCTCTCTTCTTCGTATTCCCACATATTTTACAGCAATGATCTACGCAGGGAATTTAGGATTTATTAAATTCTTACAAAAAGAGGAAATGGCTGTCTGGCAAACTTCCATTCGTAATGATTAAATGTTTATCATAATATAAGGAATAATATGAAAATATTAACAGTTATTGGGGCACGACCTCAATTTATAAAAGCTTCTGTAATCAGCAGAGAAATAGCCGCTTTAAGTGGTTTTAAAGAAATTATTGTCCATACCGGACAGCATTTTGATGAAAATATGAGTCAGATATTCTTTAACCAGATGAATATTCCAATTCCGGATTATAACCTTAACATTAATTCTCTACCTCATGGGGCTTTAACAGGAAGAATGATCCAGGGTATTGAAGAGATCATTATGAAGGAAAAACCTGATTGGATCATAGTTTATGGAGATACAAATTCAACTCTTGCCGGTGCTCTGGCAGGAAAGAAAATGCAATATAAAATCGCTCATATTGAAGCCGGATTACGTTCATTTAATAATGATATGCCCGAAGAGATCAATCGCTTACTCACTGACAAGATCAGTGATCTGCTTTTTTGCCCCACTTCAACTGCAGTAGGGAATTTAGCACTTTCAGGAATTACCGGATCTAAAGTAATACTATCCGGTGATATAATGCTTGATGCTTTCCTTTATTACCTACCTCAGGCAAAAGCTCCTAAAATCAAAATTCCGCCCGAGTATCTTCTTTCAACTATACATAGACCTGAAAATACTGATAATCCAGTAAATCTGAATAATATTTTTAGTGCTTTAAACTATATTGCCAAAGATATACCCCTGATAATACCTCTCCACCCGCGAACAACACAAATTATTGATAAAACTCAGTTTGATAATATTACCTTTATCCAGCCTGTTGGTTATTTTGAAATGCTGTATTTATTACAGCATTGCTCTCTGGTTCTTACTGATAGTGGAGGATTGCAGAAAGAAGCATTTTTTATGAAGAAACCTTGTGTTACCATCAGAGAAGAAACTGAATGGAGTGAATTGATCCAAAATGGGTTTAATGTCCTTGCTGGTAGTGATTATAATAATATTATCAGTTCAACCTCTATCATGCTTAATAAAGAAATGGATTTCTCGCTTGAATTGTATGGCAAGGGAAATGCCGGGAAAATAATTCTCTCGGAATTAATTTGATAAATCGCTTAGGAGTAAATATGAATATACTTATTACCGGTTCAAATGGATATGTAGGGTCTCATTTAATGTATTATTTAGAAGATAAGAACTGTCAGGTTTTGGGAATTGATAAAAGCACTGAATGCAATATTAAAGCTCATCCCAACACTCTGATAGGTGATATCAGAAACAAAGAAGACCTGGATAAATTTGCTGATAATAAAATTGATATCATTATTCATTGTGCTGCGGATAAACATGACTTCGGTATTTCTGCTGAAAGCTATTTCAGTAATAATGAATATGGCACTGAAGTACTGGCAGCCTTTGCTTCCGAAAACGATATCAAAAACATAATTTACTATAGTACGGTTTCTGTTTATGGCCATCAACCCTATCCCTGTGACGAATCAGCAGAATACCTTTCAAATACTGTTTATGGTGACTCCAAATTTGCCGGGGAAAAAGTTCTCTGGAAATGGCAGGAAGCTGATCCCAATAGAGCTCTTATTACTCTCAGACCTTCTGTTATTTATGGTAAACATAACTTTGCCAATATGTATAACCTGGTAAATCAAATGCATAAATTTCCCTGGTTTATGGTTGGCAAGGGAGAGCATATTAAATCTATGGTCGCTCTTAATAACATGCTTGATATCACCTGGTTTATGCTTGATAAATTCGCACCCGGAATTCAAAATTTCAATTGTCTTGATAAACCCTATTTAAACGTATGGCAATTGATGGAAATTGTGGCAGCAAATCCAGGATTCAGCATGCCTAAGATCATAATTCCCCTCAAAACTGCTGTTAAAATTGGTCTTTTCTTTGACTTCCTTGGCAAGATATTTAAGAAAGATCTGCCTGTAAATAGTGATAGAATGAAAAAGTTCGGTACACCTACAGATTATAGAGCTGAAAAAATTCGCGAGTTCGGTTATATTCAAAATCATTCTATAGAAGAGGTCTTACGCGAAACCTGTCTCTGGTATCTGGAAGTTAATAAGAAAAAATAAGCACTTCAGATTGTTTTGCTTTTCTACTGGTGCCCATTACCAGCTATTTTCCAATCATTAACCCTAAGTTCCCAGTAAGAGATATCTCCATTATCATCTGGTTCTGTATATTCCTGCTCTGTTTCACCATTATTAAGGAATTTCCGGATAAAGCTTACCGTTGCTCTATCACCATCAAGCTCGATATTAATCTCAGAAATCTCCATTTCCTGAAAATCATTTAATCTGATTTCCCAATCCAGAAGCACATCATCAATATCATCACCGTTATGTAGATAATCCTGATCGTAGTACTGCATTATCTCCTCAATATGATCTAAATTAAAGCCCAACTCAATTGCCTGAAATGCATTTTCTATCTCTCCCACACTCGCTTCTTCCGGAGTACTTATATCACAGGAGCAAAACAGTAATAACAAGCTGAATATCAGGGCAATTTCTTTCATTTTAGTTCAAGTATCACCACATTCTCTATATGCCAGGTTTGCGGGAACATATCAAAGGGCTGCATCTCAGATATCTGGTATCCGGCAGCAAAAAACTGTCTAATATCTCTAAGTTGAGTAGATGGATTGCAACTTATATATACAATAAATGGTATCTTATGCCCAGTAACGTGTTCAATGATCTCTTTAGTCAGTCCCTTGCGTGGTGGATCAAAGATCACTGTATTTATCTTCTCAGATCCCAGGATTTCAGGTAATAATGCCAGAGCATCACCGCAGGAATATTTATAATTAGTAAGCCCATTTGCCTCAGCATTGCTTTCTGCACTTGCTATTGCTGATGCAGAATTATCAATTCCGATCAGCTTTTGGTCAGGTTTTGCCAGACAGATCCCCAATACTCCCGTACCGCAATATGCATCCAGGATAGCACCTTCAGATGGTATGAATTTCTGGGAGAATTCAATCATTTTCTCCATCACTTCAATATTCACCTGAAAGAATGAATTGTAAGCGACTTTGAATTCTTTTCCCATTACCAGCATGCGCATATATTCATCGCCGAAAAGCACTTTTTCATCTCTACCTAATATCACATTGCCCATTGCTTGATTAATATTCTGAATAATTGCCTTGATCTGGGGAAAATTATCCGTGAGTACCCTTACAAGTTGATTGGTGAAGGGCATTCTGCTTTTCCTACTCACAATAATTACCTGAATATCACCGGTTTTAGGTTCCTGTCTAAAACCTATATGCCTGATATCTCCCTTTCCTGTCACTTCATCGTAAATCGTTGTCTTAGTTACCATGAAATGTTCACAAATAGTTGCTGCAATATCATCAAAGATCATAGGCTCGATCAAACAGGTATTATGCTCAACTATCTTGTGACTATACCGGGCATACATCCCAAAGATAATCTTACCATTCAACGCTTTCACGGGGTAAAAGCATTTATTGCGGTAATGCTTATCCTGCAAACTGAAACCTATAGGATGACGATTCCCGGTTTCCGTTTTATAAAATATCTCGCTGATGATCGCTTCTTTATATTCTAATTGCTTTTCCCTGATAATATTTAGCCAGTCACATCCGCCACATCTGCCAAAGGCATTACAGCCTGCGGAGCAGCGCGCTTCTGATTTCTCTATTATCTTTTCTACTTCAGCAAAGAATACATCTTTCTTTTTATGGGTGATACGAGCTGTTACCAGGTCTCCAGGAACTCCTCCTGTAACAAATATCTTGCGACCGTCATTATCTGCCAGTCCATAGCCCTGATAAACTTTTTTAATTATTCTGATCGGTTCTGTTAGTTCGATGATTTACCTCAAAATTTTCTTAAGAGACGCATAATTCTTAATTTCCAAACCACGAATATTGCTTCTCTGATTATCTTCTTTGACATCTTGGATTGCCCCTCTCTGCGGTCTGTAAAGACTATTGGGACTTCCACTATTCTATAATTCATACACCAGGTGCGATAATTCATCTCTACCTGAAATGAATATCCATCTGATAATATCTCATCAAAATTTATACTCTCTAATACTCTGCGGTGAAAACACTTAAACCCTCCCGTAGGATCTTTCACCTTCATTCCTGTGATGATGCGCACATACATCGAGGCACCCCAGCTTAAGATCAGTCTTGAAAGTGGCCAGTTCACCACGTTTATCCCTTTCACATAACGGGAACCGATCACTAAGTCATAATTCTCTGCTGTGTTCAAGAGTACCGGCAGCATCACGGGGTCATGAGAAAAGTCTGCATCCATCTCAAAAATATATTCATAACCCATATCCAATCCAAATTTAAACCCAGTAAGATAGGCACTGCCTAAACCCATTTTTCCTGCACGTTTGATAAGATGTACTCTCTTTTCATGCTTTTGGATTTCCTCTACTGCTGCAGCTGTGCCATCAGGAGAATTATCATCAACTATCAGAAGCTCAAGCCGTTCATCCTGCTGCAGCACGGCAGGTATGATCTCATAGATATTTTCAATTTCATTATAGGTCGGAATTATCACCAGTGAATGCATCTTTAATCCTTCCTCTTGTCTAAATTGTTCTCAAATAATTGCTTAGCCGGTACTTCACGATGTTTCCGGGCAGGATTACCAAGGACTATCTCTGCTTCTTTCACATCTTTTGTAACCACGCTTCCTGCTGCTACTGTCCCATTCTTTTCTATTACTTTTCCTGGTAATATTGTAGCATTAGCCCCAATTCTACCCCCATCTTTTATTGTAACACCTTTAAAGTGATTAAATCTTTCTTTATCTCTTCCCATATAGTTATCATTACTTGTAGCCACGCAAGGTGCTATGAAGCAATAATTACCTAATTCTGAATATGCTGTGATATACGCATTTGTTTCCAGTTTGTTCCTGCTGCCGATTTTACAAAAATTCTCAATTGTCACATTCCGCCCGATGATATTATAATCGCCTATCTCCACATCTTCACGTACAGTAGCCAGATCAGCCACCAGGTTCTTATTACCCATCTTCACCGCACAATAGATCGTCACATGAGCTCCCACTAGGCACCCATCACCTATCTTTGCCGGTTCAAATTCTTCCCTGCTCTTGAATATACTGCGGGGTGAACGTAATGGCTTTTTACCGATCACGCTATTATCATCGATCCTCACCCCATCCCCTATTTGGGTTCCGGGATGGATTACCACATTGTGACCTATTTCGCAATCAGCTCCTATGATCACTTCATCAAGAATGATCACATTTATTCCCAGACTGGTATTTTCTCCAATCCGGGCTGTCTCAGAAACATATGTACTCATCTTACCTCCACCAGTCGAAGTAATAATTTCTGATTAGTTTATTCAGTAAAGTTTTTTATCTTTTGGGATAGGCGATTATCAAAATATCATCACCAATCCTGCTCACTGACTGATATCGCAGAAGATGTCTCTGGGTCATTCCCTTGTGCTCAGTTAGTGAAAATATTTTCTTGCCGTTACCGAGTATTTGCGGGGCAATGAAGAAATAATACTTATCTATTAACCCCTGTCTCTCAAAGTTGCTGGAAAGTGTTTCACCAGCTTCCAGCATTACCACACTGATTTCACGGGCATATAATTCCGCCAGAACTTCTACCGCATCCAATCTTTCTACCGGTTGCTTAATTACTTCCACGCCCATTTCCTCAAGCTTTATAGCCTTACTCTCATCAGCATTTTTATTACAGAAAACTATCGTGCTCTGCTGTAATGAGCTTTTAACTAATTTTCTATCCAAAGGTATCCGCAAATTATTATCTAAAACCACTCTAACCGGTTGTTTGCATTTTATCTCATTCCGGTTATTAAGCTCAGGATCATCCTTGATCACGGTGCCTATTCCAGTAATAATGGCATCCACTTCGCTACGGAGATCATGCACTATTCTGCGTGATTGCTCTCCGCTTATCCATTTGGAGCTGCTATCTTCTCCGGCGGTGTAGCCATCCAGGGTCATTGCAGTTTTTAGTATTACAAAAGGTCTCTGTTTCTTCATATTAGTAAGATAATATTCCAGCTGGGTTTCGATCTCGGCGGAGTTTAAACCCTCTTCCACTTCAATACCCGCAGCCTTTAATTGCTCAATACCCTTACCGTTAACCCGGGAATTCGGGTCTTTTATTCCGATATAAACCTTGCTTATCCCAGCCTTAATGATCGCCTTTGTGCAGGCTGGCGTGCGACCCTGAAAACAGCAGGGTTCCAGGGTGACATACATCTCAGCACCCCAGCTTTTAGCTTCAGCACTTTTAAGGGCCTGGATCTCAGCATGATCAGATCCGCATTTCTGCGTAACTCCCTTACCTACGATCTCACCATCTTTCACTATCACACAGCCCACAAAGGGATTAGGTGAAGTCTTGCCTCTACCGGCCTCAGCAATTTCAATTGCTCTCTGCATCAATGTCAGATTTGTCCCCATTCAGCTTCTCTTATTCCTCCGGTTGATATGGTTCCCGATGTTCAGCTTCTTCTTCGCAGCATTCCATTTTACCTAAGAAATGTATCATCACTTTTATTCCAATTCCTAACATCACAATTGCAAAGGTTACATTCATCAGTTTCTTTCCAAAATCTTTCATTTTAACCTCCTTCGATTTCCGTATATAAAATAATAGTTTTTAAGATATATCAACTATTTATTTTCATTTAACCGCTTAATATTTGCCAGTAATGGCTCATAATCAGGGTCCACTAATTTACAGCGGTTTATATATTCTTCTGCTGACTGATATTCCTGCAAATCGATATATATTGCTGCCAGATTATTTAGTGATTTCACTTCCTCCGGTTCAATTGCCAATACCCGCTTATAATAATCTGCTGCCCCCTGGATATCCCCTTCTAGATGCAATTGCAATCCATAATTATATAATGCTTCACTAAATCCGGGATCGAGCCTGATAGAGCAGAGAAATGACTTCTTTGCCTGCTTATTTTTGCCTTTCATGGCAGAGATCACACCCTGGTAATAATACAGGTCAGAGGAATCCGGATATAACGCTATATATTTATCCAGCAGGTCAACAGCTTGAGAAAGTTCACTTTTTGATATCAGCACCGCAATATGACGCAGAGCTTCATTCTCTCCATTTACTATCTCCATTTTGCCATTATATCTACTGGCAACTTTCCAGGAATCGGTACTTTTGACAATCTTTAAGCAGAGATCATATTTCCCATTGATATCATAAAATCCTAATCCGATATTTCTATCTTCACTCAAGGCGGAAGAAATGATCTTAAAATCTGTCATCTTGCCAAGAATCTTATCTCCCTTGAGCTGGCTCAAATAATCTTCTAACCATTCCGGCTCAGCTTTAATTTCTTCTCCATTCACATGAAATGCAAGCGAGCCTTCCATATCTCCGGCAAGTATTGAGCTCAGATATCTCTTTCCCACATCCTCATTACTTTCTTTTTCTTTCCCGATTTCAAGTTCTTCCAAATCCAATATTCTCTTAATATAACTTAAATTAATATATTTACTTAGGTTAGTTTTCTTAAAGTAATTTATTAACTCACTTCTCCCCTCCTGGCTCCTTGATAATTCTTCCGGGATACTTCCATTTAAATCCTGCTGGGGCATGCGCATCCACAAATCCATCAGCTTCTCGATCAGCCCTTTATATTCCGTTAGCGAATCAGCATTTGTTTTACTGATCTGCAATCCTTCCCCGGCTTTTACACTATACCGGCACTCTTTGGGACACTGCCTGTCGTACCGCATATTATTGCAGCACTCCCAGCATATATCCTTGCCTTTACGCAGGCAGAATCTCTGCTGCCTTCTCACCTTGCATATCTGACACTTACTATTTTTTAATATACTCATTTCTTAATTAACTCCAATTGTGGTGGCAGGTTACGTTTAAAATCTGATTTATGATATAATTCTTTTACACGGTTTATATCCTCCTGCTTATATCCACCTGCCAGGATATCAGCCTCAGTTTCACCTCTTTCATATAATCTATATAATAATTCGTCTAATAATGCATAGGTCAATCCCATCTCACTTTCGTC harbors:
- a CDS encoding glycosyltransferase family 4 protein, coding for MKVFYIDANAVTPQYNYPILESLQKEQVDVTLYSTVNRYISEYYIDNYDVQADYFYFRIANKIKNQNLRKLIKVLSYPFESLKFLKKVRKIKPDVVHYNWLAVPIIDLFIIKKIKEMKIPVVITRHDFIPHDLKRPSIGDMQCLGLADRIICLSNAVKNLFPKDMQKKITIITHGNTYEKELKRFQIPKTSKDNSDLKVLLIGNLKPYKGALLLLQAVKELLTENIIPEIKLKLVGKCDAGLMKDIEDYIGEHKLDKIVERVYRFIDYDEMFNHVIDSDVGILPYIWGSQSGLPYIFYAFNKPLILSNVSGISEQGNEKISLVIEPNVEQIKQAIIKYKAIRPNYDPQDFEDYQSRNDLNTVIREMKSMYSELIGGKLND
- a CDS encoding glycosyltransferase, with protein sequence MTDNLLIITMCLGIFFFIYHLILYPLILLILNMIKKSPFIDHSLPEELPTITILCPAYNEEDCLEEKIRSYQNLNYDKDKLRMIVISDDSEDKTNEIVKKYEKAGYLELVIQKPRKGKQSGHNLVEPDIKSKYILSTDANSIFHPDAVIELVKIIENEAKTGLVSGKLELVVSEDHESGEAGYWSFDSWLKHNESKLKTLIGANGSIFIIRRHLFGQVHPASVDDFERVLITIKNGYNAKYNPKAIVYENSTERASQEIKRKIRIISQEWFAIKRQSVLLNIFRHPVAAFFLISHKIIRWLIPLYAFLFFIISILSIRNSIFPLVVVGLQVILYASGLLGLFLQSKKIKVSLLRIPTYFTAMIYAGNLGFIKFLQKEEMAVWQTSIRND
- the wecB gene encoding UDP-N-acetylglucosamine 2-epimerase (non-hydrolyzing), whose product is MKILTVIGARPQFIKASVISREIAALSGFKEIIVHTGQHFDENMSQIFFNQMNIPIPDYNLNINSLPHGALTGRMIQGIEEIIMKEKPDWIIVYGDTNSTLAGALAGKKMQYKIAHIEAGLRSFNNDMPEEINRLLTDKISDLLFCPTSTAVGNLALSGITGSKVILSGDIMLDAFLYYLPQAKAPKIKIPPEYLLSTIHRPENTDNPVNLNNIFSALNYIAKDIPLIIPLHPRTTQIIDKTQFDNITFIQPVGYFEMLYLLQHCSLVLTDSGGLQKEAFFMKKPCVTIREETEWSELIQNGFNVLAGSDYNNIISSTSIMLNKEMDFSLELYGKGNAGKIILSELI
- a CDS encoding NAD(P)-dependent oxidoreductase; protein product: MNILITGSNGYVGSHLMYYLEDKNCQVLGIDKSTECNIKAHPNTLIGDIRNKEDLDKFADNKIDIIIHCAADKHDFGISAESYFSNNEYGTEVLAAFASENDIKNIIYYSTVSVYGHQPYPCDESAEYLSNTVYGDSKFAGEKVLWKWQEADPNRALITLRPSVIYGKHNFANMYNLVNQMHKFPWFMVGKGEHIKSMVALNNMLDITWFMLDKFAPGIQNFNCLDKPYLNVWQLMEIVAANPGFSMPKIIIPLKTAVKIGLFFDFLGKIFKKDLPVNSDRMKKFGTPTDYRAEKIREFGYIQNHSIEEVLRETCLWYLEVNKKK
- the rlmD gene encoding 23S rRNA (uracil(1939)-C(5))-methyltransferase RlmD, which gives rise to MKKVYQGYGLADNDGRKIFVTGGVPGDLVTARITHKKKDVFFAEVEKIIEKSEARCSAGCNAFGRCGGCDWLNIIREKQLEYKEAIISEIFYKTETGNRHPIGFSLQDKHYRNKCFYPVKALNGKIIFGMYARYSHKIVEHNTCLIEPMIFDDIAATICEHFMVTKTTIYDEVTGKGDIRHIGFRQEPKTGDIQVIIVSRKSRMPFTNQLVRVLTDNFPQIKAIIQNINQAMGNVILGRDEKVLFGDEYMRMLVMGKEFKVAYNSFFQVNIEVMEKMIEFSQKFIPSEGAILDAYCGTGVLGICLAKPDQKLIGIDNSASAIASAESNAEANGLTNYKYSCGDALALLPEILGSEKINTVIFDPPRKGLTKEIIEHVTGHKIPFIVYISCNPSTQLRDIRQFFAAGYQISEMQPFDMFPQTWHIENVVILELK
- a CDS encoding polyprenol monophosphomannose synthase, with the protein product MHSLVIIPTYNEIENIYEIIPAVLQQDERLELLIVDDNSPDGTAAAVEEIQKHEKRVHLIKRAGKMGLGSAYLTGFKFGLDMGYEYIFEMDADFSHDPVMLPVLLNTAENYDLVIGSRYVKGINVVNWPLSRLILSWGASMYVRIITGMKVKDPTGGFKCFHRRVLESINFDEILSDGYSFQVEMNYRTWCMNYRIVEVPIVFTDRREGQSKMSKKIIREAIFVVWKLRIMRLLRKF
- a CDS encoding DapH/DapD/GlmU-related protein, translating into MSTYVSETARIGENTSLGINVIILDEVIIGADCEIGHNVVIHPGTQIGDGVRIDDNSVIGKKPLRSPRSIFKSREEFEPAKIGDGCLVGAHVTIYCAVKMGNKNLVADLATVREDVEIGDYNIIGRNVTIENFCKIGSRNKLETNAYITAYSELGNYCFIAPCVATSNDNYMGRDKERFNHFKGVTIKDGGRIGANATILPGKVIEKNGTVAAGSVVTKDVKEAEIVLGNPARKHREVPAKQLFENNLDKRKD
- the ribD gene encoding bifunctional diaminohydroxyphosphoribosylaminopyrimidine deaminase/5-amino-6-(5-phosphoribosylamino)uracil reductase RibD, coding for MGTNLTLMQRAIEIAEAGRGKTSPNPFVGCVIVKDGEIVGKGVTQKCGSDHAEIQALKSAEAKSWGAEMYVTLEPCCFQGRTPACTKAIIKAGISKVYIGIKDPNSRVNGKGIEQLKAAGIEVEEGLNSAEIETQLEYYLTNMKKQRPFVILKTAMTLDGYTAGEDSSSKWISGEQSRRIVHDLRSEVDAIITGIGTVIKDDPELNNRNEIKCKQPVRVVLDNNLRIPLDRKLVKSSLQQSTIVFCNKNADESKAIKLEEMGVEVIKQPVERLDAVEVLAELYAREISVVMLEAGETLSSNFERQGLIDKYYFFIAPQILGNGKKIFSLTEHKGMTQRHLLRYQSVSRIGDDILIIAYPKR
- a CDS encoding tetratricopeptide repeat protein; the encoded protein is MSILKNSKCQICKVRRQQRFCLRKGKDICWECCNNMRYDRQCPKECRYSVKAGEGLQISKTNADSLTEYKGLIEKLMDLWMRMPQQDLNGSIPEELSRSQEGRSELINYFKKTNLSKYINLSYIKRILDLEELEIGKEKESNEDVGKRYLSSILAGDMEGSLAFHVNGEEIKAEPEWLEDYLSQLKGDKILGKMTDFKIISSALSEDRNIGLGFYDINGKYDLCLKIVKSTDSWKVASRYNGKMEIVNGENEALRHIAVLISKSELSQAVDLLDKYIALYPDSSDLYYYQGVISAMKGKNKQAKKSFLCSIRLDPGFSEALYNYGLQLHLEGDIQGAADYYKRVLAIEPEEVKSLNNLAAIYIDLQEYQSAEEYINRCKLVDPDYEPLLANIKRLNENK